The following are from one region of the Amedibacterium intestinale genome:
- a CDS encoding MATE family efflux transporter produces the protein MRKEIMKKQFWKYVLPSMFAMLLSGFYSIIDGLFVGNAVGNTALAAINIAYPIQVVLNATAIGIGIGGAVTMSWFRGKNQEKYCDQTIGTSFSLLVSAGILLPLVFYMITPQLLHLLGASGEVYIGAYEYIAVILIGGLLPVLGNGLNPLLRNHGKTIHATLCMSSGLITNIVLDYVLVFKMQMGLHGAALATIIAQGVVACSTLSFLWYSNIRHLPIRYFFPSKKLILRILRIGISPFGQTLVPCIVIILTNWMCLKYGGNDAVTVFSVVSYVLASAQLLLQGIGDGVQPLLSFYHGAKEEHIIHALYKKSFFLSIGCAILLSSGVFLFATPLTALFGVSTSIYEECRIALLITALSFPFIGITRLTSAVFYATGKSKNSSLLVYIEPCIILPACLIILSSTFALTGIWVAYPAAQIILSSIALILKSPALVAHPITPITQL, from the coding sequence ATGCGAAAAGAAATAATGAAAAAACAGTTTTGGAAATATGTACTTCCTTCTATGTTTGCCATGTTATTGAGCGGTTTTTACTCCATCATTGATGGTTTATTTGTAGGAAATGCCGTTGGTAATACAGCACTTGCGGCAATTAATATTGCCTATCCAATACAAGTTGTATTGAACGCCACTGCTATTGGAATAGGAATCGGAGGAGCTGTTACGATGTCCTGGTTTCGTGGAAAAAATCAAGAAAAATACTGTGATCAAACCATTGGAACATCCTTTAGCTTATTAGTATCAGCAGGAATCCTTCTTCCTCTTGTCTTTTATATGATAACTCCCCAGCTTCTGCATTTGCTTGGGGCAAGTGGGGAAGTTTATATAGGAGCATACGAATATATTGCAGTCATTTTAATCGGTGGATTGCTGCCTGTTTTAGGAAATGGATTAAACCCATTATTAAGAAATCATGGAAAAACGATTCATGCCACACTTTGTATGAGCAGTGGTTTGATTACAAATATCGTTTTAGATTATGTTTTGGTATTTAAAATGCAAATGGGACTGCATGGAGCTGCGCTGGCCACAATTATTGCCCAAGGTGTCGTTGCATGTTCCACTTTGTCATTTTTATGGTATTCCAATATACGTCATTTACCAATCCGTTATTTTTTTCCTTCTAAAAAGCTCATATTACGAATCCTTCGTATTGGAATTTCTCCTTTTGGACAAACCCTTGTTCCTTGCATCGTTATCATTCTGACAAACTGGATGTGTTTAAAGTATGGCGGAAACGATGCCGTTACAGTTTTCTCCGTCGTATCCTATGTACTTGCCAGTGCACAGCTTCTTTTACAGGGGATTGGAGACGGTGTACAGCCTTTATTAAGTTTTTATCATGGGGCAAAGGAAGAACATATCATTCATGCTTTATATAAAAAATCTTTCTTCCTATCTATCGGTTGTGCCATTCTGCTTTCTTCAGGTGTATTCTTATTTGCTACACCACTAACTGCATTGTTTGGAGTAAGTACTTCTATTTATGAAGAATGCCGCATTGCCTTGCTAATCACTGCGCTTTCTTTCCCTTTTATCGGCATTACTCGTTTAACATCGGCTGTTTTTTATGCAACAGGAAAGTCAAAAAACTCCTCTTTACTGGTATACATAGAGCCATGCATTATTCTTCCTGCATGTCTTATTATCCTTTCTTCCACTTTTGCATTAACTGGCATCTGGGTTGCATATCCAGCAGCACAAATTATTTTAAGTTCTATTGCCTTGATTTTAAAAAGTCCCGCTTTAGTAGCACACCCTATTACACCCATTACTCAACTTTAA
- a CDS encoding substrate-binding domain-containing protein, with the protein MWKKIGKIVLCILVVFSTIYGLLVYSLYSSWSGVPMLAYGSVSAGVVLFEIAVSMFLSKSSRKKILLTAFIGSLVCIIFGASYQMLYLYDKNIPRVVDDDELIFTNYTPFTEGNKTVKMNSDLKLEENLPRLDGATALYPVYASIAENVYPNREYLPWKYGEEYSKEEESLVVCSKTPNAYDRLINKETDIIFVAAPSDKQLEDAKKAGVELELTPIGKEAFVFFVNTKNPVDNLTVKQIQQIYSGEITNWKQAGGNDERIRAFQRPEGSGSQSALLRLMKGHTLIKPLEEDVVIGMGGIIHQTANYKNYKNAIGYSFRFYSTELVKEKKIRHLAINGVQPTRENIINKTYPITNDFYAVTLKNHTNPNIDLLLDWIKAEQGQHLIEEVGYTSLLEE; encoded by the coding sequence ATGTGGAAAAAAATAGGGAAAATCGTTTTATGCATATTGGTTGTTTTTTCTACGATATATGGATTATTAGTATATTCTTTATATAGCTCATGGAGCGGTGTACCTATGCTGGCTTATGGAAGTGTAAGTGCTGGTGTCGTATTGTTTGAAATTGCGGTTTCTATGTTTCTTTCAAAATCATCTAGAAAAAAGATTTTGCTAACTGCTTTTATCGGTAGTCTTGTTTGTATTATATTTGGTGCTTCCTATCAAATGTTGTACCTGTATGATAAAAACATACCACGTGTTGTAGATGATGATGAATTGATTTTTACGAACTATACGCCATTTACAGAAGGAAATAAAACAGTAAAAATGAATTCAGATTTAAAATTAGAAGAAAATCTTCCTCGTTTGGATGGGGCAACAGCGTTATATCCTGTCTATGCTTCGATTGCAGAAAATGTATATCCAAATAGAGAGTATCTTCCATGGAAATATGGAGAAGAGTATTCCAAAGAAGAGGAAAGCCTTGTTGTATGCAGTAAGACACCAAATGCATACGATCGTTTAATAAATAAGGAAACCGATATAATATTTGTGGCAGCACCAAGTGATAAGCAGCTGGAAGATGCGAAAAAAGCAGGAGTAGAATTGGAATTAACTCCAATTGGCAAAGAAGCCTTTGTGTTTTTTGTCAATACGAAAAATCCAGTGGATAATTTAACTGTAAAGCAAATACAGCAGATTTATAGTGGAGAAATAACAAACTGGAAACAAGCTGGAGGAAATGATGAGCGTATTCGTGCATTCCAAAGACCAGAAGGCAGTGGTTCTCAGTCTGCACTTCTTCGTTTAATGAAAGGTCATACATTAATAAAGCCACTGGAAGAAGATGTTGTCATAGGAATGGGAGGTATCATTCATCAAACTGCAAATTATAAAAACTATAAAAATGCGATTGGATATAGCTTTCGTTTCTACTCCACAGAGCTTGTGAAAGAAAAAAAGATTCGTCATCTTGCGATAAATGGAGTACAGCCAACAAGAGAAAATATCATCAATAAAACGTATCCTATTACAAATGATTTTTATGCAGTTACCTTGAAAAATCATACAAATCCAAATATCGATCTTCTTTTGGATTGGATAAAAGCAGAACAGGGACAGCATTTGATAGAAGAGGTAGGATATACCAGTTTATTAGAGGAATAA
- a CDS encoding penicillin-binding protein, with protein MNPKRSNKTMAVLLLVMIITGALIISNVLFTMVTHKHYRSGVDVKEYKEPDTYSSNVLKANRGTIYDRNGEVIAKDEDTYTLVAILDENRKGINNTPAYVKDIDDTAYKLSKVLDLKETEISKILRDAREDGLYQTELGLRGKNLSAETKEKIDAMKLPGITFTKTVKRNYPQGTFASHLIGFASYDEESKEIQGQMGLEKTLNDYLSGEDGLEVYQKDVNGNVLAGTKHTEKYALNGDDVYLTLDSNVQLALQSSLQKTMKETKAKKAWGLVMEVETGKILGWASTPSFDLNERNIKDYLNVPSEYLYEPGSVMKGITYAAAIDSGNYPYDKTFRSGVFNYYTDDNGKIIRSETKTGLPPIYDALKKDHGTITFDKGFAVSSNIGICELLTKYLDPNIFKDYVVNKFNFTKKVDIPFIENTPGHMNFTYASEKLNTGFGQGISVNSLQMAQAYTAILNDGVMVRPYVVERIEDPNTGKVVEEYDTKVVGNPIKKSTSEYMRKLMKMVVEDKEGSGQRYKMDGVSVIAKTGTGQIANDKGQYGDTYTQSVMAAAPADDPKVMVYYIFESPYLFNDTGTPFKETMKAALVSSNISGESESESNEQNTSSSNKWEEYQMPSLVNHSTEYVEKKLKEIDVNIVKIGNGKSVLRQFPEENTSINSNGKVFLLTDGNTITMPDMKGWTKKDITAFWNLTGIAIEMEGNGSVTKQNVKAGKTISKDTQIKVTMK; from the coding sequence ATGAATCCAAAGCGCAGTAATAAAACAATGGCAGTATTGCTGCTGGTAATGATTATAACAGGGGCACTCATTATTTCGAATGTCCTTTTTACTATGGTTACACATAAACATTATCGAAGTGGAGTAGATGTAAAAGAATACAAGGAACCAGATACATACAGCAGCAATGTATTAAAAGCAAATAGAGGAACGATTTATGATCGTAATGGGGAAGTTATTGCGAAAGATGAAGATACATATACACTTGTTGCTATTTTAGATGAAAATAGAAAAGGAATTAATAATACACCGGCTTATGTAAAAGATATTGATGATACAGCATATAAGTTATCGAAAGTTTTGGATTTGAAAGAAACTGAGATTAGCAAGATCTTAAGAGATGCAAGAGAAGATGGACTTTATCAAACGGAGCTGGGATTGCGTGGAAAAAATTTGTCAGCAGAGACAAAAGAAAAAATAGATGCCATGAAACTTCCAGGAATTACTTTTACGAAAACAGTAAAAAGAAATTATCCACAAGGAACATTTGCTTCACATTTAATAGGATTTGCAAGTTATGATGAAGAAAGTAAAGAGATTCAGGGACAGATGGGCTTGGAAAAGACCTTAAATGATTATCTAAGTGGAGAAGATGGACTTGAAGTTTATCAGAAAGATGTAAATGGAAATGTTTTGGCAGGTACAAAGCATACAGAAAAATATGCATTAAATGGAGATGATGTATATTTGACATTAGACAGCAATGTACAATTAGCACTACAAAGCAGCCTTCAAAAAACAATGAAAGAAACCAAGGCAAAAAAAGCCTGGGGACTTGTTATGGAAGTAGAAACTGGAAAGATTTTAGGATGGGCTTCTACGCCTTCCTTTGATTTAAATGAGCGAAACATCAAAGATTATTTAAACGTACCAAGTGAGTATTTATATGAACCAGGTTCTGTAATGAAAGGTATTACGTATGCTGCAGCGATTGATTCTGGGAATTATCCGTATGACAAAACATTTAGAAGTGGTGTATTTAATTATTACACAGATGATAATGGAAAAATTATACGAAGTGAAACAAAGACGGGTTTACCTCCTATTTATGATGCCTTAAAGAAAGATCATGGAACAATTACTTTTGATAAAGGATTTGCAGTATCAAGCAATATTGGGATTTGTGAATTGTTGACAAAATATTTAGATCCGAATATTTTTAAAGATTATGTTGTTAATAAATTTAATTTTACAAAAAAAGTAGATATTCCTTTTATAGAGAATACACCTGGGCATATGAATTTTACCTATGCTTCAGAAAAACTGAATACTGGTTTTGGACAGGGGATTTCTGTTAATTCTCTACAGATGGCACAAGCTTATACAGCAATCTTAAATGATGGTGTAATGGTTCGTCCTTATGTTGTAGAGCGAATTGAAGATCCAAATACTGGAAAAGTTGTAGAGGAATATGATACAAAAGTTGTAGGAAATCCAATAAAAAAATCTACCAGTGAATATATGAGAAAATTAATGAAAATGGTAGTAGAGGACAAAGAGGGAAGCGGGCAGCGTTATAAAATGGATGGTGTATCAGTTATTGCGAAAACTGGTACAGGACAGATTGCCAATGATAAAGGACAGTATGGAGATACATATACGCAGTCTGTTATGGCCGCAGCACCAGCTGATGATCCAAAAGTTATGGTTTATTATATATTTGAGAGTCCTTATTTATTTAATGATACAGGAACTCCTTTTAAAGAAACAATGAAAGCAGCACTTGTTTCCAGCAATATTAGCGGAGAATCAGAAAGTGAAAGCAATGAGCAAAATACTTCTTCTTCAAATAAGTGGGAAGAATATCAAATGCCTTCTTTGGTAAATCATAGCACAGAATATGTAGAGAAAAAATTAAAGGAAATAGATGTCAATATCGTAAAAATCGGTAATGGAAAAAGTGTACTTCGTCAGTTTCCAGAAGAAAATACTTCTATAAACAGCAATGGAAAAGTATTCCTTCTTACGGATGGAAATACGATAACAATGCCGGATATGAAAGGGTGGACGAAAAAAGATATTACTGCTTTTTGGAATTTAACAGGGATAGCAATCGAAATGGAAGGGAATGGAAGTGTTACGAAGCAAAATGTAAAAGCAGGAAAAACGATAAGCAAAGATACACAGATTAAGGTAACGATGAAATGA
- a CDS encoding cell division protein FtsL, protein MTVAKAKIVKRKRRIRLEGIAGLLFVLAAVVYLGAKCGLKAYNQGLQKVATQAEEKVTDLKNEVGKLEDEVINLQRRDRVVGMAEKKGLKTNQEQVVVMGEDLEDK, encoded by the coding sequence ATGACAGTGGCGAAAGCAAAAATTGTAAAAAGAAAAAGAAGAATTAGATTGGAAGGAATCGCAGGTTTATTGTTTGTACTTGCTGCTGTTGTTTATTTAGGGGCAAAATGTGGATTAAAGGCATATAATCAAGGTCTGCAGAAAGTTGCGACACAGGCAGAAGAGAAAGTAACAGATCTTAAAAATGAAGTTGGAAAATTAGAAGATGAAGTTATTAATCTGCAAAGAAGAGATAGAGTTGTAGGGATGGCAGAAAAAAAAGGATTGAAAACGAATCAGGAACAGGTTGTTGTTATGGGAGAGGATTTGGAAGATAAATAA
- the rsmH gene encoding 16S rRNA (cytosine(1402)-N(4))-methyltransferase RsmH yields the protein MMKHYSVLLNECIEGLSIQEDGIYVDGTLGRGGHSSEILKRIPKGHLYAFDRDISAIEESTPRLQEIGNNFTCIHSAFSNLKEELHKLGVDGMDGMLLDLGVSSPQFDEADRGFSYRFDAPLDMRMDQSQELSAYTIVNTWSYEELVSIFYRYGEENFSKQIARKIEQAREKKRIETTGELVEIIKSALPMKVLNKKGHPAKKVFQAIRIAVNDELGELETVLKDALDLLHVGGRLCVISFQSLEDRIVKETFASYSKPKQIDKRIPILPQDMEEVSYRLINRKPILANEEELSENNRSHSAKLRIIERIR from the coding sequence ATGATGAAACATTATAGTGTATTGTTAAATGAGTGTATTGAAGGTCTTTCAATTCAAGAAGATGGCATCTATGTAGATGGCACTTTGGGGAGAGGAGGACATAGCAGTGAAATTTTAAAAAGAATTCCTAAGGGACATCTGTATGCCTTTGACAGAGATATTAGCGCTATTGAAGAATCTACTCCTCGCTTGCAGGAAATCGGAAATAATTTTACATGTATCCATAGTGCTTTTTCCAACCTAAAAGAAGAGTTACATAAACTTGGTGTTGATGGTATGGATGGTATGCTTCTTGATCTGGGGGTCAGTTCTCCTCAATTTGATGAAGCTGATCGAGGATTTAGCTATCGTTTTGATGCCCCTCTTGATATGCGAATGGATCAAAGTCAGGAATTAAGTGCTTATACGATTGTAAATACATGGAGCTATGAAGAACTGGTATCTATTTTTTATCGCTATGGAGAAGAAAATTTTTCGAAACAGATTGCTAGAAAAATCGAACAGGCAAGAGAGAAAAAAAGAATAGAAACAACAGGGGAACTTGTTGAAATTATTAAAAGTGCACTTCCTATGAAAGTGTTAAATAAAAAAGGACATCCAGCAAAAAAAGTATTTCAGGCAATACGTATTGCGGTTAATGATGAATTGGGCGAGTTGGAAACGGTATTAAAAGATGCATTGGATTTATTACATGTTGGTGGAAGGTTATGTGTTATTTCCTTTCAGTCATTAGAAGATCGTATTGTGAAAGAAACTTTTGCATCTTATAGTAAGCCAAAACAAATTGACAAACGAATTCCTATCTTGCCTCAAGACATGGAAGAAGTTTCTTATCGATTGATTAATCGAAAACCAATATTAGCAAATGAAGAAGAATTAAGTGAAAATAATCGTTCTCATTCTGCAAAGCTTAGAATAATTGAAAGGATTAGGTGA
- the mraZ gene encoding division/cell wall cluster transcriptional repressor MraZ, whose amino-acid sequence MFMGEYAHNIDKKGRMIIPAKFRDELGEKVIITRGLDGCLNVYTQQQWEIIYEQLLKLPATKKDVRLYVRKMTSKAAECEIDGQGRVLLPSSLIKLADLVKECMVIGAGNHVEIWSKERWEQFDEDGEEVFEDIAENLTEFLL is encoded by the coding sequence ATGTTCATGGGAGAATACGCACACAATATAGATAAAAAAGGGCGTATGATTATCCCTGCAAAGTTTCGCGATGAACTTGGTGAAAAAGTGATTATTACCAGAGGGTTGGATGGGTGTTTAAATGTATACACCCAGCAGCAATGGGAAATCATATATGAACAGCTGTTAAAACTGCCTGCTACAAAAAAAGATGTTCGTTTATATGTTCGTAAAATGACGAGTAAGGCTGCAGAATGTGAGATTGACGGGCAGGGAAGAGTATTGCTTCCATCTTCCTTGATTAAATTGGCAGATCTGGTAAAAGAATGCATGGTTATTGGTGCTGGAAATCATGTGGAAATCTGGTCAAAAGAGCGCTGGGAACAATTTGATGAAGATGGCGAAGAAGTATTTGAAGATATTGCGGAAAATTTAACGGAGTTTTTATTATGA
- a CDS encoding ClC family H(+)/Cl(-) exchange transporter, with protein MDNKKGSVSHVLHTRYHFKYKLVVEGILCGAFAGMIAIVYRILLSSCEQFLSFLSIYIKEHVFAFIQWFVVLILLGLLVSWLLKKEPLIGGSGIPQVEGEMLSFLDQKWYTILLYKIIGGCASAFAGLSLGREGPSIQLGAMAGKGISRIFHRIRMEEKLLLTCGAAAGLSAAFNAPLAGVMFALEEIHRNFSPSVLICVMCSSITGDFLSRNVFGLGPVFHFAIEKTLPLHMYGWILILGILMGILGVVYNAATLKVQDIYEKFSFVKPCYRILFPFLLSGILLYFVPVVLGGGHFMIELLSERTLSLSILFGLLMIKFIFSLCCFGSGAPGGIFFPLLVLGSYAGAIFATFFIQYAGMDSTFLSNFIILGMAGFFAAIVRAPITGIILIAEMSGTLQQLLPLVAVSFVSYIVADACRSKPIYESLLERLLIKNGVNLDSFHGEKHLEEFAIELNSFACEKKVSEISWPKHCLLVSICRKEKELIPRGDTNLYTGDILVVLMDDEDTPYIRHQFKKICSNEK; from the coding sequence ATGGATAATAAAAAGGGAAGTGTTTCGCATGTCTTGCATACTAGATACCATTTCAAGTATAAATTAGTAGTGGAAGGTATTTTATGCGGTGCTTTTGCAGGGATGATTGCGATTGTGTATCGCATACTTTTAAGTAGTTGTGAACAGTTTTTAAGTTTCTTGTCTATTTATATAAAGGAACATGTTTTTGCTTTTATACAATGGTTTGTGGTACTTATTTTGTTAGGACTTTTAGTTTCGTGGTTATTAAAAAAAGAACCGTTGATTGGAGGAAGTGGAATACCGCAGGTGGAAGGAGAAATGCTTTCTTTTCTTGATCAGAAGTGGTATACAATTCTTTTGTATAAAATTATTGGCGGGTGTGCAAGTGCGTTTGCAGGACTATCACTGGGAAGAGAAGGACCTAGTATACAGCTGGGTGCTATGGCTGGAAAAGGGATATCTCGCATTTTTCATCGAATACGTATGGAAGAGAAACTGCTTCTCACATGTGGTGCGGCGGCGGGATTATCAGCTGCTTTTAATGCTCCTTTGGCAGGAGTGATGTTTGCATTGGAAGAAATACATAGAAATTTTAGTCCTTCTGTATTAATTTGTGTTATGTGTTCCTCTATTACCGGTGATTTCTTATCTAGAAATGTATTTGGGCTTGGACCTGTTTTTCATTTTGCAATAGAAAAGACCTTGCCTTTGCATATGTATGGATGGATTCTTATTCTTGGTATTTTAATGGGAATTTTAGGTGTTGTATATAATGCAGCAACTTTAAAAGTACAGGATATATATGAGAAATTCTCTTTTGTTAAACCATGTTATCGTATTCTGTTTCCATTCTTATTGTCAGGAATTTTGTTATATTTTGTACCTGTTGTTCTTGGTGGTGGACATTTCATGATAGAATTGTTAAGTGAAAGAACACTTTCTTTATCGATTTTGTTTGGGCTTTTGATGATTAAGTTTATATTTTCGCTTTGTTGCTTTGGAAGCGGAGCGCCAGGAGGAATTTTCTTTCCTTTGCTAGTTCTTGGTAGTTATGCGGGAGCAATCTTTGCTACTTTCTTTATTCAATATGCAGGTATGGATTCGACGTTTTTATCTAATTTTATTATACTGGGTATGGCTGGCTTTTTTGCGGCAATTGTCAGAGCACCAATTACAGGTATTATTCTGATTGCGGAAATGTCAGGGACACTGCAGCAATTGCTTCCACTGGTTGCTGTTTCCTTTGTTTCTTATATAGTAGCAGATGCCTGTCGCAGCAAACCGATATATGAAAGCTTGTTAGAACGGCTTTTAATAAAAAATGGTGTAAATTTGGATAGTTTTCATGGAGAAAAACATTTAGAAGAATTTGCAATTGAATTAAATAGCTTTGCCTGTGAGAAAAAAGTATCTGAAATTTCATGGCCAAAGCATTGTCTTTTGGTAAGTATTTGCCGAAAAGAAAAGGAATTGATTCCTCGAGGAGATACAAATTTATATACAGGGGATATTCTTGTTGTATTGATGGATGATGAGGATACCCCCTACATACGACATCAGTTTAAAAAAATATGCAGCAATGAAAAGTGA
- a CDS encoding Rpn family recombination-promoting nuclease/putative transposase produces MSNLDILSRDFWKDNRRFADLFNTVLYDGKQVILPEKLMEADSNLSGSIQTKKKEDVFIERRADLIRKFAGDSEYAIFLLENQSHIHYGMPLRVMLYDALGYREECAKKKRENKKNAVYANRDEFLSGMRKEERIHPVFTLVVYYGEKPWDGPRRLKDMMVDMPNWMEKSFSDYSMNLLEIRSSEHAFRNEDVSRLVYMIQHIYRKQIEEMKKECADVYVKKDVIKLAGVITENEEIIKYAEEHKEEEVLNMCEATKQWEEEIGRRNTNNIINMMGVRKEGEENLAPEEAIERLKTEGEAKGKAEGILEGKVKGEHNKSIEIAEKMKAEGFDNALIEKLTGILLH; encoded by the coding sequence ATGTCAAATCTGGATATTTTATCCAGGGATTTCTGGAAGGACAACAGGCGTTTTGCGGATTTATTCAACACTGTCTTATACGATGGAAAACAGGTCATTCTTCCTGAAAAACTGATGGAGGCAGACAGCAATCTGTCAGGAAGCATTCAGACAAAAAAGAAGGAAGATGTCTTTATCGAAAGAAGGGCAGATCTAATTAGAAAGTTTGCAGGGGACAGTGAATATGCCATCTTCCTGCTGGAAAACCAAAGCCACATCCATTATGGGATGCCTTTGCGGGTAATGTTGTATGATGCCCTAGGGTATCGTGAAGAATGTGCAAAGAAGAAAAGAGAAAACAAAAAGAATGCAGTTTATGCAAACAGGGATGAATTCCTGTCAGGAATGCGAAAAGAAGAAAGAATCCATCCTGTATTTACCTTGGTAGTATATTATGGGGAAAAGCCATGGGATGGACCAAGAAGACTGAAGGATATGATGGTGGATATGCCAAACTGGATGGAGAAAAGCTTCAGCGACTATTCAATGAACCTGCTGGAAATACGGTCAAGTGAACATGCATTTCGAAACGAGGATGTAAGCAGGCTTGTTTATATGATCCAGCACATCTACAGAAAACAGATAGAAGAGATGAAAAAAGAATGTGCAGATGTGTATGTAAAAAAAGATGTCATAAAGCTGGCAGGAGTTATAACAGAAAATGAAGAAATCATAAAGTATGCGGAAGAACACAAAGAAGAGGAGGTACTTAATATGTGTGAAGCAACGAAACAGTGGGAAGAGGAAATTGGAAGAAGAAACACAAACAATATCATCAACATGATGGGAGTAAGAAAAGAAGGAGAAGAAAATCTTGCACCAGAAGAAGCAATTGAAAGATTAAAAACAGAAGGAGAAGCAAAAGGAAAGGCTGAAGGTATTCTTGAGGGTAAGGTAAAAGGAGAACACAATAAATCAATAGAAATTGCAGAGAAAATGAAGGCAGAAGGATTTGACAATGCTTTGATTGAAAAACTAACAGGAATCCTTCTACATTAG